Part of the Terrisporobacter glycolicus ATCC 14880 = DSM 1288 genome is shown below.
ACAAGTATTGCTTTATAAAGAAGTGTAATATCAAATATGTAATTTTCTTTAGCTAAATAAAACATTGTTATAAGTAATATTATATAAACTACACCAACTATAAAACCATATATAAGTCCCTTTTCTTGTATATGTTTACAAGCATAAAATCCACCAAAAGCTGCAGACACTGTGGTAATAAATGATGTTACTATTGAAACTGAATCTGCCGAAACATTAGTATAAGTTAACAATAGATTGTAAATTAATAATACTATTAACGTGATTATGTAAGCATAGCCTAAACCTTTTAATATATGTATAGTTTTTGCCATAAAAAAACCTCCCCTCGAAATATATATATTCCTTAGGGAGATTTAAAATTACTATTTATTTATCTTCTTCTTTTTTCTCAACAGAAGCTATAGCCCATTTTTTAAATGGCATTTTAGTTCTATTTGGTCCTACTTCTAAAACAACAAATTCATCTTCAACTTTAGCTATTGTTGCTAACATTCCACCTATTGTAGTAACCATTTGTCCTACTTCTAGACTTGATCTTAATTGATCCAATTGTTTTTCTTTTTTTCTTTGAGGTCTTATAAATAAGAAATAGAAAATTGCAAATAACGCAACCATGTAAACAATAGACATTATCATTTGAGTATTCATATGCTTCACTCCTTCATATGTTTATTACTTCTTAAAAACAAAAGTATAATAAACATTATAACTCAATTTTCTTATAATTTATACCCATATTTGGAGAAAAATTCATCTTTAAAATCTAATAATCTATCTTCCATTATTGCTTGTCTTATATCTTCCATTAATTTAAGTAAAAATCTTAAGTTATGTGTAGATATAAGTCTAGCAGCAAGTATTTCATTTGCTTTTACTAAGTGTCTTATATACGCTTTTGTATAGTTTTTACAGCAATAGCAATCGCACTCTGGGTCAAGTGGAGTAAAATCTCTTGCATATTTAGCATTTCTAACTACAACTTTACCCTGGCTAGTCATCGCAGTACCGTTTCTAGCTATACGAGTAGGAAGTACACAGTCAAACATGTCTATTCCTCTTATTACACCTTCTAATAAATCATCTGGTGAACCAACACCCATTAGATATCTCGGTTTGTCTTCTGGCATTAGAGGCACTGTATAGTCAAGTACTTCATACATTAGTGGCTTTGGTTCTCCAACACTAAGACCACCAACTGCATATCCTGGTAAGTCTAGTTCTAAAATTTCCTTAGCTGATTGCTCTCTTAAATCTTTATACATACCGCCTTGAATTATTCCAAATAATGCTTGGTTTTCTGTATTTTTATGAGCTTCTTTGCATCTTCTTAACCATCTAGTAGTTCTTTCTAATGAGTTTTTTACATATTGTCTATCTGCTGGGTAAGGAGCACATTCATCAAATGCCATCATTATGTCTGAACCTAAAGCATTTTGTATTTCCATTGCTTTTTCTGGAGATATAAAATGTTTAGACCCATCTATATGAGATCTAAAGTGAACTCCCTCTTCAGTTATTTTTCTAAGTGGTCCTAAAGAAAACACTTGAAATCCACCACTATCTGTTAATATTGGTCTATCCCAGTTCATAAATTTATGAAGCCCACCTGCTTCTTTTACTAAATCGTGGCCTGGTCTCATATATAAGTGATATGTATTACTTAATATTATTTGAGATCCTATTTCTTTTAATTCTTCTGGTGTCATTGCCTTTACTGTTGCCTGCGTTCCAACTGGCATAAATATTGGTGTCTCTATAACTCCATGGGGAGTGTGTAATCTACCAAGTCTTGCACCACTTTGCTTACAAGTTTTTATAAGTTCATATCTTATTGCACTCATATTTATTCTCCTTACTCTGTCTGATTATAGTCTAAAATATTAAACTACTAATTATTATTTATTTGTTCTGTGTCTAAAATTTCTTTTTCTTTACTATTATTATTCTTCAAATTATATAACCTACTAAGGCTCATTGCTCTTTCTTCTGGGGACATTAAATATTTTCTAATTGCAAATATTGCACCTATAGAAAGTATTCCTAATAGTAAATCTCCCATTCCTGAACTTTTTGGAAGCAAAATAAGCTTTCTAGCTATTGCATATAATAACACTTCCAAAAGCACTCCTGGTGTATGTAAAGATAGCATTACTACCAATTCAACACCTATGACTAACAATAATGCTTCTGCTAAAAAACTATTTAACTGGCTATATTGAACTGGAGTTGAAAAATCTACTATATAAGCTTGATATACGCTTCTTCCTAAATCCATCATCCCCAATAATACAAGAATTAATATCACTATTGCTAAGGCTGTTTCAAAGTTTTTTGAAATATTCAACAACCTTTTGTCATGCTTTTTTATCATACACTCTCCCCTTTTTACACACATTATATTTATTTTATAAACATTGCATCTCCAAAACTAAAGAATCTATAATGATTTTCTACTGCACAGTTATATGCATTTAATACACTTTCTTTTCCAGCAAGTGCACTTACTAACATTATTAGTGTAGACTCTGGTAAGTGGAAGTTTGTAATTAAGTTATCTACAACTTTGAATTTATATCCTGGATAAATAAATATTTTTGTCCATCCTGATGCTGCTTTCATTTTTCCATTTTCATCGGCTACAGATTCTATAGTTCTAGTACTAGTTGTACCCACTGTTATCACTTTATTACCATTTTCTTTTGATCTATTAATTGTATCTGCAGCTTCCTGTGTAACCATATAGTACTCAGAATGCATATCATGTTCTAAAACATCATCTACTTTTACCGGTCTAAAAGTTCCAAGACCAACGTGTAAAGTTACAAAAGCTAAATCTACGCCTTTATTTTTAATTTTTTGTAGTAATTCATCAGTAAAATGTAAACCTGCTGTAGGTGCTGCTGCTGAACCATTGTGCTTAGAATAAACAGTTTGATATCTTTCTCTCTCTTCTAATCTTTCTGTTATATATGGTGGTAATGGCATATTTCCAAGTTCATCTAAAACCTCTTCAAAAATACCTTCATACTCAAATTTTACTATTCTAGCTCCATCATCGCCCATTCCAACAACTTCAGCTATAAGTTTTCCTTCTCCAAATGAGAATCTAGTGCCTATTTTAGCTCTTTTACCTGGTTTGACTAAAGTTTCCCAAGTGTCATCCTCATTTCTTTTTAAAAGTAAAAACTCTATTTTTCCGCCAGTTCCTTCTTTAGAACCAATTAATCTTGCAGGAATAACTCTTGTATCATTTAATACAAGACAATCTCCTGGATTTAAATAATCTATTATGTCTTTAAAAATTTTATGACTTACTTCACCAGTTTCTTTATCTAATACCATTAGTTTAGAGCTAGATCTATCTAAAATAGGTACTTGAGCAATTAATTCTTCTGGTAAATCAAAATAAAAATCGCTTGTTTTCAATGTTAAACCTTCTTTCAATAATATATTGCCTTAAACATACAACTACCATAATAACAAAAAATTTAATTTTTTTCTACTATGAGAATTTATACTTTTATTTGTAATAATATTATTATTCTACTTTTCTGGATAATTTATATTTAAATGTTTATAAGCATTTGGCATAGCTATTCTTCCTCTCGGACTTCTATTAATAAATCCAAGTTGAAGTAAATATGGTTCATAAACATCTTCTATTGTATTTCTGTCTTCTCCAATTGAAGCAGCTAAAGTATCCAAACCTACAGGACCACCTTTAAATTTATTTATTATTGTTAATAATAATTTTTCGTCTACATAGTCTAATCCTAAGCTATCTACGCCAATCATTTCTAGTGCTTGGTCTGCAACTTCCGATGTTATATTTCCATCTGCTCTAACTTGAGCATAATCTCTAACCCTTTTTAGAAGTCTATTTGCTATCCTTGGTGTTCCTCTTGATCGTCTAGCAATCTCCATTGCTCCTCTATGTTCAATTTCTGCACCTAATATATTAGCTGACCTTATTACTATTTGAGTTAATTCATCAACCGTGTAATAATCAAGCTTGCATATAACACCAAATCTATCTCTAAGTGGGTTTGTAAGCATACCTGCTCTCGTTGTTGCTCCAATAAGGGTAAATTTAGGCAAATCAAGTCGTATACTTCTAGCTGATGGACCCTTACCTATTATTATATCTATACAATAATCTTCCATTGCAGGATACAATACTTCTTCCACACTTCTATTTATTCTGTGTATTTCATCTATAAATAGTACATCATTTTCATTTAAGTTTGTTAATATAGCTGCCAAATCCCCTGCTCTTTCTATGGCTGGGCCTGATGTTATTCTTAGATTAACTCCCATTTCACTTGCAATTATACCAGCCAAAGTAGTTTTTCCAAGACCAGGTGGCCCATACAAAAGAACATGGTCTAGTGGTTCATTCCTACTTTTTGCAGCTTCTATAAATATAGATAATTGTTCTTTAGCTTTTTCTTGTCCTAAATAATCAGCTAGTAACTTAGGTCTTAAGTTATTTTCTATATCCACATCATCATTTTGCATACTAGATGTAATTATTCTGTCTTCATCTTCAAATCCGTACAATTAACTTCCCCCTTTCTTTATTATCTTAAAGATTTACTCATTAAGTAACTTAATGATTTTTTAATAATATCCTCTGTATTTAGTCCATCTTTTTTGCATTTTTGTACTGCATCTTTTGATTCTTGTAAAGAATATCCAAGGGCTACTAATGCATCTACTGCTTCATCTTGAGAAACTGCTACTGGCTGATTAGTTAATAAAGTTGCCTCAAATTCCACGTTGTTTTTGTCTATTTTGTCCTTAAGCTCTAAGACTATTCTTTCTGCTGTTTTCTTACCTACTCCTGGAGCTTTTGATAATTTTGCTATATCTTCACTTAGTATGTATGCCCCGATTTGTTTTGGTGAAGCAAAAGATAATATCCCAAGTCCAACCTTAGGTCCTATTTTTGAAATAGATGTTAGCAATTCAAACATCCTCAATTCTTCTTTATCATAAAATCCACAAAGACTCATATCATCTTCTTTTACTATAAGCTTTGTGTAAATTTTACATTCATGTCCTAATTGTACCTTCATTATAGTATTTGCCGAAGCGTTGATTTTATATCCTATACCATTATTCTCAATTACAACATGATCTAAATTAATTTCTTCTATTATTCCCTTTATATAGCTATACATAATTTTCTCCTTATTTCATACCTATATTTTTTAATGTCTTTTCAAGTTTATTTGCATGAGCATGACATATTGCTACAGCTAAAGCATCGGCAACATCATCCGGCTTTGGTATTTCTTTTAAATTTAGCATAGATGTAACCATTTGTTGGACTTGTGATTTTCCTGCTCTTCCATATCCAACTACACCTTGTTTAACTTGTAATGGTGTGTATTCATAAATCGACTTATCATTGTGGGAACACCCTAGTAAGATTACCCCTCTGGCTTGTGCCACTGTAATTGCCGTTTTTACATTTTTATTGAAAAACAATTCCTCTACCCCAACTTCATCTATATCATAATTTTTTATAAGAAGGTCTATACCTTTATAAATTTTCTCTAATCTTTTCGTTGTCTCCATAGTTGATGGAGTTGTTATTGCACCATAATCAATAACTTTAAATTTATTATTTTTATATTCTATTATCCCATAACCTACTATGGCTATTCCCGGATCTATTCCTAATATTATCATGAAACTAAAGACCTCCTATTAAGTTTTATACAAAACTTATGTTCTTTAATATTATACCATAGGATTGCAAAGTTAGAGTAATAGGATACATTATAAAAATCCATCTTCAATCTAAGTAAAATACATTATTAACTTCTAAAAAATAAAATACCCTTCTATAAAATTTTATATAAGGGTATTTAATATTATTATTAAAATGTATTAATTATTAACTTTCGAAATTTTCCAGTCTTGTATACGCCTCATCCTCACTATTTACTAATATTCCTGATGACAATTCATCTTGTACAGATTTTGGAAGAGAATCTACTGATATGTTTGTTTTTTCTAAATCAGTTTTTGTTCCATCTTTATCATATTTATATACATGTACAAATCCATCTTTTTCTTCAATAGCATATTTATTTGCTTTTGAAGGTTCTTTTGCTTGTGAGTTACATAAAATAATTTCATACTGATTCATACTTGCTATTTCTTTATTTGGGTATTTGTCTTTGAAATAAGATGCTATTTCATCTTTACTTTTATTTAATAAGTCCTTTGGTATAGTTCCTATCATTTTTGGACTCTCATATGTTCCACTACTTGTTATTTGACCTTGTACCCAAATTTCACAATCTGAGTTAAGGTTAAAAACTTCTTTAGATTCTGTTTTTGACTGAAGAGCTTGTCTAGTTTGATGAGTATCTTTAACCTGTACACCTATACCTATTCCACATGATAAAACAATTACTCCTAATAATACTAACATTGGTACTTTCCAAGAAAATTCTTTTTTCTTTTCGAACATAAAATAACCTCCTTACTTACGTTATTTTCTATGATATATTTCCTTCATATTTTAGAAAAAAATAGTAACTTTTATTAAAGTATTTTTGTCTCATTTGCCTAGTTTTATACATATTATAAAGTAATATTTTATTTTCAATACATGGAGGTGATTTTATTGAGTGAAAATATTAAAAATTTGGTTGATAGATTAGACTTTATAGAGTTTAAACAAAATATAATTTTTTTAAAACCCCCTCAACATAGTACACAACTTTTCTATGAGCTTACATTAGAAGACTTTTTAAAAATTAGAGATTTTACTAAAGGATATTCTTTAAAAATAGAAAATGAAGAATTTGTTTCTTTAAGTGATTTTGAAAAAAAATTAATTGATATTTGGCAACCGGCAAAGTCTTATCCTTTATCAGCTTCTTTAATTGCTCGAATATTAATGGAAAAAAACTTATATGTTAGATTAATATCTTAAATATTTCACTTAATTTTATAAATATAATTTTTAAAGCCATCTCTTAATTTAAGTCTTGGCTTTTATTTTCATAAATTAAAAAAGTATACAATGTAAATTATTCAAATTTAATTTTTTACCCTCATATTTTTTGTAAATTTAGTCCATACTAATTATTGATTAATTAAAAAGGAGGTTTTTATTATGGCATTAGTAGGTTGTAATGTTAATAATTGCGCATACAATACCAACGGTACTTGTTACGCAAATAAAATATCCGTAAATGGCAAAAAAGCAAGAACTAGTAATAACACTTGCTGTAGTTCTTTTGTAAAC
Proteins encoded:
- the ruvB gene encoding Holliday junction branch migration DNA helicase RuvB → MYGFEDEDRIITSSMQNDDVDIENNLRPKLLADYLGQEKAKEQLSIFIEAAKSRNEPLDHVLLYGPPGLGKTTLAGIIASEMGVNLRITSGPAIERAGDLAAILTNLNENDVLFIDEIHRINRSVEEVLYPAMEDYCIDIIIGKGPSARSIRLDLPKFTLIGATTRAGMLTNPLRDRFGVICKLDYYTVDELTQIVIRSANILGAEIEHRGAMEIARRSRGTPRIANRLLKRVRDYAQVRADGNITSEVADQALEMIGVDSLGLDYVDEKLLLTIINKFKGGPVGLDTLAASIGEDRNTIEDVYEPYLLQLGFINRSPRGRIAMPNAYKHLNINYPEK
- the queA gene encoding tRNA preQ1(34) S-adenosylmethionine ribosyltransferase-isomerase QueA, with translation MKTSDFYFDLPEELIAQVPILDRSSSKLMVLDKETGEVSHKIFKDIIDYLNPGDCLVLNDTRVIPARLIGSKEGTGGKIEFLLLKRNEDDTWETLVKPGKRAKIGTRFSFGEGKLIAEVVGMGDDGARIVKFEYEGIFEEVLDELGNMPLPPYITERLEERERYQTVYSKHNGSAAAPTAGLHFTDELLQKIKNKGVDLAFVTLHVGLGTFRPVKVDDVLEHDMHSEYYMVTQEAADTINRSKENGNKVITVGTTSTRTIESVADENGKMKAASGWTKIFIYPGYKFKVVDNLITNFHLPESTLIMLVSALAGKESVLNAYNCAVENHYRFFSFGDAMFIK
- a CDS encoding phosphate-starvation-inducible PsiE family protein, producing MIKKHDKRLLNISKNFETALAIVILILVLLGMMDLGRSVYQAYIVDFSTPVQYSQLNSFLAEALLLVIGVELVVMLSLHTPGVLLEVLLYAIARKLILLPKSSGMGDLLLGILSIGAIFAIRKYLMSPEERAMSLSRLYNLKNNNSKEKEILDTEQINNN
- the ruvC gene encoding crossover junction endodeoxyribonuclease RuvC; this translates as MIILGIDPGIAIVGYGIIEYKNNKFKVIDYGAITTPSTMETTKRLEKIYKGIDLLIKNYDIDEVGVEELFFNKNVKTAITVAQARGVILLGCSHNDKSIYEYTPLQVKQGVVGYGRAGKSQVQQMVTSMLNLKEIPKPDDVADALAVAICHAHANKLEKTLKNIGMK
- the yajC gene encoding preprotein translocase subunit YajC encodes the protein MNTQMIMSIVYMVALFAIFYFLFIRPQRKKEKQLDQLRSSLEVGQMVTTIGGMLATIAKVEDEFVVLEVGPNRTKMPFKKWAIASVEKKEEDK
- the tgt gene encoding tRNA guanosine(34) transglycosylase Tgt; protein product: MNMSAIRYELIKTCKQSGARLGRLHTPHGVIETPIFMPVGTQATVKAMTPEELKEIGSQIILSNTYHLYMRPGHDLVKEAGGLHKFMNWDRPILTDSGGFQVFSLGPLRKITEEGVHFRSHIDGSKHFISPEKAMEIQNALGSDIMMAFDECAPYPADRQYVKNSLERTTRWLRRCKEAHKNTENQALFGIIQGGMYKDLREQSAKEILELDLPGYAVGGLSVGEPKPLMYEVLDYTVPLMPEDKPRYLMGVGSPDDLLEGVIRGIDMFDCVLPTRIARNGTAMTSQGKVVVRNAKYARDFTPLDPECDCYCCKNYTKAYIRHLVKANEILAARLISTHNLRFLLKLMEDIRQAIMEDRLLDFKDEFFSKYGYKL
- a CDS encoding TIGR04086 family membrane protein — its product is MAKTIHILKGLGYAYIITLIVLLIYNLLLTYTNVSADSVSIVTSFITTVSAAFGGFYACKHIQEKGLIYGFIVGVVYIILLITMFYLAKENYIFDITLLYKAILVSVAGGIGGVLGVNFK
- the ruvA gene encoding Holliday junction branch migration protein RuvA, giving the protein MYSYIKGIIEEINLDHVVIENNGIGYKINASANTIMKVQLGHECKIYTKLIVKEDDMSLCGFYDKEELRMFELLTSISKIGPKVGLGILSFASPKQIGAYILSEDIAKLSKAPGVGKKTAERIVLELKDKIDKNNVEFEATLLTNQPVAVSQDEAVDALVALGYSLQESKDAVQKCKKDGLNTEDIIKKSLSYLMSKSLR